In the genome of Pseudomonas sp. HS6, one region contains:
- a CDS encoding GNAT family N-acetyltransferase — translation MNTVIRHVTAADLDRCYAIETLAYEGDEAATREKIATRIATWPDGFIVAEVDGQVAGFINSGAAFEVQMSDEAFKELIGHDPAGPNVVIMSVVVHPDYQGLGLAKRLLGEFIERMRAQGKATIHLMCKDRHIPLYAGFGFAYIKPSESDHGGMAWHEMILTL, via the coding sequence ATGAACACCGTCATCCGCCACGTCACCGCCGCCGACCTGGACCGCTGCTACGCCATTGAAACCCTCGCCTATGAAGGTGACGAAGCCGCGACCCGCGAGAAGATCGCCACGCGCATCGCCACCTGGCCGGACGGTTTCATCGTCGCTGAGGTGGACGGGCAGGTGGCCGGGTTCATCAACTCCGGTGCGGCGTTCGAGGTGCAGATGTCCGACGAGGCGTTCAAGGAACTGATCGGCCACGACCCGGCGGGGCCGAATGTTGTGATCATGTCGGTGGTGGTGCATCCGGACTATCAAGGCCTGGGCCTGGCCAAACGTCTGCTGGGCGAATTCATCGAGCGCATGCGCGCCCAAGGCAAGGCGACGATTCACCTGATGTGCAAGGATCGGCACATCCCGCTGTACGCCGGATTCGGTTTTGCCTATATCAAGCCGTCCGAGTCCGACCACGGCGGGATGGCGTGGCACGAGATGATCCTGACCCTGTAA
- a CDS encoding LysE family translocator, whose product MEFTSGFLLSLSLCLDIGVANIAMITLAMQRGYFQGFALGLGTCVGDLIYAVLALAGMTVLLQYETVRWVLWIGGSALLIYFAAKMIYSAIHHEAMLAETAEVGQNSHRKEFFRGIFLAMSSPSAILWFAAVGGTLIARSGGGGPLSSALFLGGFLCAGLLWSAGLCFAASHGGKLLGDKLLRYSYMASAAIFCYFAVYVIVSGYNEFVGSGAAEALHTL is encoded by the coding sequence ATGGAATTCACCAGCGGCTTTTTGCTGAGCCTTTCGCTGTGCCTGGACATCGGCGTAGCCAACATCGCGATGATCACCCTGGCCATGCAGCGCGGCTATTTTCAGGGTTTTGCCCTGGGCCTCGGCACCTGCGTCGGCGACCTGATCTACGCCGTTCTGGCGCTGGCCGGGATGACCGTTCTGCTGCAATACGAAACCGTGCGCTGGGTGCTGTGGATCGGTGGTTCGGCGCTGTTGATCTACTTCGCGGCGAAGATGATCTATTCGGCGATCCACCACGAAGCGATGCTGGCGGAGACGGCGGAGGTCGGCCAGAACTCCCATCGCAAGGAATTCTTCCGTGGGATCTTTCTCGCCATGTCGTCGCCGAGCGCCATCCTCTGGTTCGCGGCAGTGGGCGGTACCTTGATCGCCCGCTCCGGTGGCGGCGGCCCGCTAAGCTCGGCGCTGTTCCTCGGCGGCTTCCTGTGTGCCGGGCTGTTGTGGTCGGCGGGTCTGTGCTTTGCGGCGAGCCATGGCGGCAAACTGCTGGGCGACAAGCTGCTGCGCTATTCCTACATGGCATCTGCGGCGATCTTCTGCTATTTCGCGGTCTACGTGATCGTATCCGGTTATAACGAGTTCGTCGGCTCCGGCGCGGCCGAGGCCCTGCATACGCTGTAA
- a CDS encoding GntP family permease, which translates to MFGMSHDAYLLLDAVVTVIGLIVLITKFKLHPFIALTIAAAFLGLTSGMPIGTIIKAFQDGFGGVLGFVGIILALGTMLGKMMAESGGADQIAQTLIRAFGKERVQWAMMFAAFLVGIPLFFEIGFVLLIPLVFIVARRTGVSIIKIGIPLLAGLSAVHGLVPPHPGPLLAIGVFGADIGKTILYGLIVALPTAIIAGPIFGTFIAKHIPGHPNQELVDQLARETDSAKLPSFGITLVTVLLPVFLMLLKTFADVALPDGHFFRTWMDMIGHPISALLLALLLSLYTFGAKQGIGSQQMLKWLDASLAPTAAIILIIGAGGGFKQMLVTSGVGDVIGHMAVSAQISPILLAWLVAAVIRIATGSATVATITGAGIVVPVVGMIPGVNRELLVLATGAGSLILSHVNDAGFWLVKQYFNMTVAETFKTWTAMETILSVVALGFILLLSLFV; encoded by the coding sequence ATGTTTGGCATGTCCCACGACGCCTACCTGCTGCTCGATGCAGTGGTCACGGTGATCGGACTCATCGTCCTGATCACCAAGTTCAAGCTCCATCCCTTCATTGCCCTGACCATCGCCGCCGCGTTCCTCGGCCTGACGTCCGGCATGCCGATCGGCACCATCATCAAGGCGTTCCAGGACGGTTTCGGTGGCGTGCTCGGTTTCGTCGGCATCATCCTTGCGCTGGGCACCATGCTCGGCAAAATGATGGCCGAATCCGGCGGTGCCGATCAGATCGCCCAGACCCTGATTCGCGCGTTCGGCAAAGAGCGCGTGCAGTGGGCAATGATGTTCGCCGCGTTCCTGGTGGGCATTCCGCTGTTCTTCGAAATCGGCTTTGTATTGCTGATTCCGCTGGTGTTCATCGTCGCTCGCCGCACCGGTGTGTCGATCATCAAAATCGGTATCCCGCTGCTCGCCGGCCTGTCCGCCGTGCACGGCCTGGTACCGCCACACCCGGGCCCGCTGCTGGCTATCGGCGTGTTCGGTGCCGACATCGGCAAGACCATTCTCTACGGTCTGATCGTCGCGCTGCCGACTGCCATCATTGCCGGCCCGATCTTCGGTACGTTCATCGCCAAGCACATTCCGGGTCATCCGAACCAGGAATTGGTCGATCAACTGGCCCGTGAAACCGATTCGGCCAAGTTGCCAAGCTTCGGCATCACCCTGGTCACCGTGCTGCTGCCGGTGTTCCTGATGCTGCTGAAAACCTTCGCCGACGTGGCGCTGCCGGACGGTCATTTCTTCCGTACCTGGATGGACATGATCGGTCACCCGATCTCGGCGCTGCTGCTGGCATTGCTGCTGTCGCTGTACACCTTCGGTGCCAAGCAGGGCATCGGTTCTCAGCAGATGCTCAAATGGCTCGACGCCAGCCTGGCGCCAACCGCCGCGATCATCCTGATCATCGGTGCCGGTGGTGGCTTCAAGCAGATGCTGGTGACCAGCGGTGTGGGCGACGTGATCGGCCACATGGCGGTCAGCGCACAGATCTCGCCGATCCTGCTGGCATGGCTGGTGGCAGCGGTGATCCGTATCGCGACCGGTTCGGCCACCGTGGCGACCATCACTGGCGCGGGCATTGTGGTGCCGGTAGTGGGGATGATCCCGGGTGTGAACCGTGAGTTGCTGGTGCTGGCCACCGGCGCCGGTTCCTTGATCCTGTCCCACGTCAACGATGCCGGTTTCTGGCTGGTGAAGCAGTACTTCAACATGACCGTGGCGGAAACCTTCAAGACCTGGACCGCGATGGAAACCATCCTGTCGGTGGTTGCGCTGGGCTTTATCCTGCTGCTGTCACTGTTCGTTTAA
- a CDS encoding LacI family DNA-binding transcriptional regulator codes for MTTPKNDKNTRTTGRPTLNEVARLAGVSPITASRALRGVSTVATELVEKVQKAAQELNYVVNPAARALASAQSHSVVVLVPSLANLLFIDTLEAIHRVLTPKGFEVLIGNFHYSRDEEENLLRNYMAYQPRGLLLTGFDRTESSRRMIEASNIPCVYMMELDSAAGVNCVGFSQLSAGETAAEHLLSRGRKRLAYIGAQLDQRTLLRGEGFRKALQKAGRYDPDLEVLTPRSSSVGLGGELFLQLLAAHPDVDAIFFGNDDLAQGALLEALRNGIKIPEQVAILGFNDLPMSEHMVPRLSSINTPREAIGRRAAEQMLTLMAGNSVARPVEDMGFELKIREST; via the coding sequence ATGACCACCCCTAAAAACGATAAAAACACCCGCACCACCGGCCGTCCCACCCTCAATGAAGTCGCCCGGCTGGCCGGGGTCAGTCCGATTACGGCTTCTCGCGCCTTGCGCGGGGTCAGCACTGTCGCTACCGAACTGGTGGAAAAAGTGCAAAAAGCCGCGCAGGAACTCAACTACGTGGTCAACCCCGCCGCCCGCGCCCTGGCCTCGGCCCAGAGCCATTCGGTGGTGGTTCTGGTGCCTTCGCTGGCCAACCTGTTGTTCATCGACACTCTGGAAGCCATTCATCGGGTGCTCACGCCCAAGGGCTTCGAAGTGCTGATCGGCAACTTCCACTATTCCCGCGATGAAGAAGAAAATCTGCTGCGCAACTACATGGCCTATCAGCCACGGGGTTTGCTGCTGACCGGTTTCGACCGCACTGAAAGTTCGCGGCGGATGATCGAGGCCAGCAACATTCCCTGTGTGTACATGATGGAACTGGACAGCGCCGCCGGAGTGAACTGCGTCGGATTCTCCCAGCTCAGCGCCGGGGAAACCGCCGCCGAACATTTGCTGTCCCGTGGCCGCAAGCGCTTGGCATACATCGGCGCGCAACTCGATCAACGCACCCTGTTGCGCGGTGAAGGCTTTCGCAAAGCACTACAGAAGGCCGGTCGCTACGACCCGGATCTGGAAGTGCTGACCCCGCGTTCATCCTCCGTGGGCCTGGGCGGAGAGCTGTTCCTGCAACTGCTGGCGGCGCATCCGGATGTCGACGCGATCTTCTTCGGCAACGACGACCTGGCTCAGGGCGCATTGCTCGAAGCGCTGCGCAACGGGATCAAGATCCCCGAGCAAGTGGCGATCCTCGGTTTCAACGACTTGCCGATGTCGGAGCACATGGTGCCGCGCCTGAGCAGCATCAACACCCCGCGTGAAGCCATCGGCCGGCGTGCGGCGGAGCAGATGCTGACGCTGATGGCCGGCAACAGCGTGGCGCGGCCGGTCGAGGACATGGGCTTCGAACTGAAAATCCGCGAGAGCACCTGA
- a CDS encoding YciI family protein, translated as MKYLCLVYSDERLLHSSPDSPEDAECWAYAESIQGSGRMVAAEALESVQTATTVRMRNGKLSITDGPFAETKEQLAGFYLIDARDLNEAIQVAGNIPAARVGSVEVRPVRQLNV; from the coding sequence ATGAAGTATTTATGCCTGGTCTACAGCGATGAGCGCCTGCTGCATTCGTCCCCCGACAGCCCGGAAGACGCCGAATGCTGGGCCTACGCCGAATCGATCCAGGGCAGCGGCCGGATGGTCGCCGCCGAAGCGCTGGAATCGGTGCAGACCGCCACCACGGTGCGCATGCGCAACGGCAAGTTGTCGATCACCGACGGCCCGTTCGCCGAAACCAAGGAGCAGTTGGCCGGCTTCTACCTGATCGACGCGCGGGATCTCAACGAAGCGATTCAGGTCGCCGGTAACATTCCGGCAGCCCGGGTCGGCAGTGTCGAAGTGCGTCCCGTGCGGCAGTTGAATGTCTGA
- a CDS encoding N-acetyltransferase, whose protein sequence is MSARLVPYENLNATQRQQVEAIEIHAEQIKFSGDIHGALHTLLSKPGPGVKGFALLAEDVPVAFLLLKRPPVLPEWADEHSATLHALQVDHRAQGKGYGKACLLALPDVARQAWPDIKGLELSVDADNDAAIALYAKYGFVDSGEAYKGRIGYERRMGLFF, encoded by the coding sequence GTGTCAGCCCGACTCGTGCCTTACGAAAACCTGAACGCCACCCAACGCCAACAGGTCGAGGCCATAGAAATCCACGCCGAGCAGATCAAGTTCTCCGGCGACATCCACGGCGCCCTGCACACGCTGCTGTCGAAACCCGGCCCCGGCGTGAAGGGTTTTGCGTTGCTGGCCGAGGACGTACCGGTGGCCTTCCTGCTGCTCAAGCGCCCGCCCGTTCTGCCGGAATGGGCCGATGAACACAGCGCCACCCTGCATGCATTGCAGGTCGATCACCGGGCCCAGGGCAAGGGTTATGGCAAGGCCTGCCTGCTGGCGCTGCCGGACGTTGCGCGTCAGGCATGGCCGGACATCAAAGGGCTGGAACTGTCAGTGGATGCCGACAACGACGCCGCGATTGCGCTGTACGCCAAGTATGGCTTCGTCGACAGCGGCGAAGCGTACAAGGGGCGCATTGGTTACGAGCGGCGCATGGGTCTGTTCTTCTAA
- a CDS encoding SgcJ/EcaC family oxidoreductase, whose amino-acid sequence MSTQAQIQAVIDTYRQAVMTKDVEKVMTLYADDILSFDAIKALQFKGKEAYRAHWVACMEMCPGPHIFEFHEIAIETGDNIAFAHWVANCGGTNEKGEAQSCWMRATACYRLVGGVWKIAHEHWSAPFDPMTGSTLFDAKP is encoded by the coding sequence ATGAGTACACAAGCGCAGATTCAAGCCGTGATCGACACCTACCGTCAGGCTGTCATGACCAAGGACGTGGAAAAGGTCATGACCCTGTACGCCGACGACATCCTCTCGTTCGATGCGATCAAGGCCCTGCAATTCAAGGGCAAAGAGGCCTACCGCGCCCACTGGGTGGCCTGCATGGAAATGTGCCCCGGCCCGCACATTTTCGAATTCCATGAAATTGCCATCGAGACCGGGGACAACATCGCCTTCGCCCATTGGGTGGCCAATTGCGGCGGCACCAATGAAAAGGGTGAAGCCCAGAGTTGCTGGATGCGCGCCACCGCCTGCTATCGGCTGGTCGGCGGGGTGTGGAAAATTGCCCACGAACACTGGTCGGCGCCGTTCGATCCGATGACTGGCTCGACCCTGTTCGATGCGAAACCCTGA
- a CDS encoding LysR family transcriptional regulator — translation MNFNSESIELFLAVIERGSFSAAARALGKVPSAVSMAIGNLEAELGYPLFDRSHREPQPTAMALSLVPHARLIADQLKQLQVHAVQLSLGLESKLSIGVAADIDRRRLLAAIKDISERHPLLDIEVLTAPQDDVLAMLHSGRVSVCLAFAGLSVNVLERFQFVGSERMIATLAADSPLLQGQDLFLEDLVHVRQIVVGSRDLPISETRPLVAESHWRTDSLETALEMVEAGLGWGNFPLSVVQPWLDNGRLKRLNFRNIENGLVLPVHAVWLKSQPLQKGALALVELLGS, via the coding sequence GTGAATTTCAACAGCGAAAGCATCGAGCTGTTTCTCGCAGTGATTGAGCGCGGCTCGTTTTCCGCCGCAGCCAGGGCGTTGGGCAAAGTCCCGTCGGCGGTGAGCATGGCCATCGGCAATCTGGAGGCCGAACTCGGCTATCCGCTGTTCGACCGCAGCCATCGCGAACCCCAACCTACGGCGATGGCGCTGTCGCTGGTGCCCCATGCGCGACTGATCGCCGATCAGCTCAAGCAATTGCAGGTGCACGCGGTGCAGTTGTCGCTGGGGCTGGAGAGCAAGTTATCGATTGGCGTGGCGGCGGACATTGATCGGCGACGTTTGCTGGCGGCGATCAAGGACATCAGTGAGCGCCACCCGCTGCTCGACATCGAAGTGCTGACCGCGCCGCAGGATGACGTGCTGGCGATGCTCCACAGTGGGCGGGTCAGCGTGTGCCTGGCGTTCGCCGGGTTGAGCGTGAACGTGCTGGAGCGCTTTCAGTTTGTCGGCAGTGAACGGATGATCGCCACGCTGGCGGCGGACAGCCCGCTGTTGCAGGGGCAGGATCTGTTTCTTGAAGATCTGGTGCATGTGCGGCAGATCGTCGTTGGCAGTCGCGACTTGCCGATCAGCGAAACCCGGCCGCTGGTGGCCGAGTCCCACTGGCGCACCGACAGCCTGGAGACCGCGCTGGAGATGGTCGAGGCAGGGTTGGGCTGGGGCAATTTCCCGTTGTCGGTGGTGCAGCCGTGGCTCGATAACGGACGGTTGAAACGGCTGAATTTCCGCAACATCGAAAACGGTCTGGTGCTGCCGGTGCACGCGGTGTGGCTCAAGAGCCAGCCGTTGCAGAAGGGCGCGCTGGCTCTTGTGGAGTTGCTGGGGAGTTGA
- the alaC gene encoding alanine transaminase, with protein MAEQGSPRRFARIDRLPPYVFNITAELKMAARRRGEDIIDLSMGNPDGATPPHIVEKLVQVAQREDTHGYSTSKGIPRLRRAISNWYKERYEVDIDPESEAIVTIGSKEGLAHLMLATLDQGDTVLVPNPSYPIHIYGAVIAGAQVRSVPLVPGVDFFAELERAIRGSIPKPKMMILGFPSNPTAQCVELDFFERVIALAKQYDVLVVHDLAYADIVYDGWKAPSIMQVPGAKDIAVEFFTLSKSYNMAGWRIGFMVGNPELVNALARIKSYHDYGTFTPLQVAAIAALEGDQQCVRDIAEQYRQRRNVLVKGLHELGWMVENPKASMYVWAKIPEAYAHLGSLEFAKKLLAEAKVCVSPGVGFGEYGDDHVRFALIENQDRIRQAVRGIRGMFRADGLATK; from the coding sequence ATGGCTGAACAAGGTTCGCCGCGCCGCTTTGCGCGCATAGATCGACTCCCCCCTTACGTTTTCAACATCACTGCCGAGCTGAAGATGGCCGCCCGACGTCGTGGCGAAGACATCATCGACTTGAGCATGGGCAACCCCGACGGCGCCACACCGCCGCACATCGTTGAAAAACTGGTGCAGGTTGCACAACGCGAAGACACCCACGGTTACTCCACGTCCAAGGGCATTCCGCGCCTGCGTCGGGCGATTTCCAATTGGTACAAGGAACGCTACGAGGTCGATATCGACCCGGAAAGCGAAGCCATCGTCACCATAGGTTCCAAGGAAGGCCTGGCCCACCTGATGCTGGCGACCCTGGATCAGGGCGACACCGTGCTGGTGCCGAACCCGAGCTACCCGATTCACATCTACGGTGCCGTAATTGCCGGCGCCCAGGTACGGTCGGTGCCGCTGGTGCCGGGTGTGGACTTCTTCGCCGAGCTGGAGCGGGCGATTCGCGGCTCGATCCCGAAACCGAAGATGATGATTCTGGGCTTCCCGTCCAACCCTACCGCGCAGTGCGTGGAGCTGGACTTCTTCGAGCGGGTGATCGCCCTCGCCAAACAGTACGACGTGCTGGTGGTGCACGACCTGGCCTACGCCGACATCGTCTACGACGGCTGGAAAGCCCCGTCGATCATGCAGGTGCCGGGCGCCAAGGACATCGCGGTGGAGTTTTTCACCCTGTCCAAGAGCTACAACATGGCGGGCTGGCGGATCGGTTTCATGGTCGGCAACCCGGAACTGGTCAACGCCCTGGCGCGGATCAAGAGCTACCACGACTACGGCACTTTCACCCCGCTACAGGTTGCCGCGATTGCTGCGCTGGAAGGCGATCAGCAGTGCGTACGCGACATCGCCGAGCAATATCGCCAGCGCCGCAACGTGCTGGTCAAAGGCCTGCATGAACTGGGCTGGATGGTCGAGAACCCGAAAGCTTCGATGTACGTCTGGGCGAAAATTCCCGAAGCCTATGCGCATCTGGGTTCGCTGGAATTTGCCAAGAAGCTGCTGGCCGAGGCCAAGGTCTGCGTCTCGCCGGGTGTCGGATTTGGTGAGTACGGCGACGATCACGTGCGCTTCGCACTGATCGAGAACCAGGACCGGATTCGTCAGGCGGTACGCGGGATTCGCGGGATGTTCCGAGCGGATGGCCTGGCGACCAAGTAA
- a CDS encoding RNA polymerase sigma factor, translating to MSEVAARVEQIYREDSRRILATLIRLLGDFDLAEEALHEAFFVAVERWQRDGVPDNPRAWLVSTGRFKAIDVLRRRARFKASQPLLLAQLEELEQSEWDAEDVEDDRLRLIFTCCHPALAADAQVPLTLREVCDLTTEEIARAFLSAPAAIAQRIVRAKAKIRDAKIPYQVPNLSELPERLDSVLRVIYLVFNEGYSASGGAQVTREDLTREAIRLGRLLLELLPDPEVMGLLALMLLHESRRSARSTPDGELILLDDQDRELWNTELIAEGCDLVEKALTTRHFGPYCLQAAIAAVHAEAPTAGETDWQQIVGLYDVLLRAVPSPVIELNRAVAVAKRDGALAGLTLIEGILDRGELQDYHLAHSARAEFCRQLGRVGEARAAYLRALELTRQEPERRFIEGRLSALDRLPSP from the coding sequence ATGTCTGAGGTCGCGGCCCGGGTCGAGCAGATCTATCGCGAAGACTCGCGGCGGATCCTCGCGACACTGATCCGCTTGCTTGGCGATTTCGACCTCGCCGAAGAAGCTTTGCATGAGGCGTTCTTTGTCGCGGTCGAGCGTTGGCAGCGCGACGGCGTACCGGACAATCCGCGTGCGTGGCTGGTGTCCACCGGGCGCTTCAAGGCCATCGACGTGTTGCGTCGGCGCGCACGGTTCAAGGCCTCGCAGCCATTGTTGCTGGCGCAACTGGAAGAATTGGAACAGTCCGAATGGGACGCTGAAGACGTGGAAGACGATCGTCTGCGCCTGATTTTTACCTGCTGTCACCCGGCACTGGCGGCGGACGCGCAAGTTCCGCTGACCCTGCGTGAAGTCTGCGACCTCACCACCGAGGAAATCGCCCGCGCATTTCTCTCGGCCCCGGCGGCGATTGCCCAGCGCATCGTGCGCGCCAAGGCCAAGATCCGCGACGCGAAAATCCCTTATCAAGTGCCGAACCTGAGCGAATTACCCGAACGCCTCGACAGTGTGCTGCGGGTGATTTATCTGGTGTTTAACGAAGGTTATTCAGCATCCGGCGGCGCCCAGGTCACCCGTGAAGACCTGACCCGCGAGGCGATCCGCCTCGGGCGGTTGTTGCTGGAGTTGTTGCCGGACCCGGAAGTCATGGGCTTGCTGGCGTTGATGCTGCTGCACGAATCGCGGCGGTCGGCGCGGTCGACGCCTGATGGTGAACTGATTCTGCTGGATGATCAGGATCGCGAATTGTGGAATACCGAGCTGATCGCCGAAGGCTGCGATCTGGTGGAAAAGGCACTGACCACGAGACACTTCGGGCCTTACTGCCTGCAAGCGGCGATTGCGGCGGTGCATGCCGAAGCGCCGACGGCGGGGGAGACGGATTGGCAGCAGATCGTTGGGCTGTATGACGTGTTGTTGCGGGCGGTGCCGTCGCCGGTGATCGAGTTGAACCGGGCGGTGGCGGTGGCCAAGCGTGATGGAGCGCTGGCCGGGTTGACCTTGATTGAGGGGATTCTGGACCGGGGGGAGTTGCAGGATTACCACCTGGCGCATTCGGCGCGGGCGGAGTTTTGTCGGCAGTTGGGGCGGGTTGGGGAGGCACGGGCGGCTTATTTGCGGGCGCTGGAGTTGACCCGGCAAGAGCCGGAACGGCGGTTTATTGAAGGGCGACTTTCGGCTTTGGATCGTTTGCCCTCACCCTAG
- a CDS encoding gluconokinase — translation MNHPITALVIMGVAGCGKTCVSEALCQLSGATAIEGDTFHPAANIEKMSAGIPLNDEDRAGWLDSLCDELRRVDALGERPVLTCSALKHSYREVLRSALPGLGFVFLELTPEVAAERVSHRPGHFMPATLIESQFATLESPKGEPLTLALNASIHSVEELAGQAHVWWQAHGLKQAV, via the coding sequence ATGAATCATCCCATCACCGCCCTGGTCATCATGGGCGTTGCCGGTTGCGGCAAGACGTGCGTCAGCGAGGCCCTGTGCCAATTGAGCGGCGCCACTGCCATTGAAGGCGATACTTTCCATCCGGCCGCGAACATCGAAAAGATGAGCGCGGGGATCCCCCTGAACGACGAAGACCGTGCCGGCTGGCTCGACAGCCTGTGCGATGAACTGCGTCGCGTCGACGCCCTGGGCGAACGCCCGGTGCTGACCTGCTCGGCCCTCAAGCACAGTTATCGCGAAGTGTTGCGCAGCGCCTTGCCGGGCCTGGGCTTCGTGTTCCTCGAATTGACGCCGGAAGTTGCCGCCGAACGTGTGTCCCACCGTCCGGGCCACTTCATGCCGGCCACCTTGATCGAAAGCCAGTTCGCCACCCTCGAATCGCCCAAGGGCGAGCCGTTGACCCTGGCCCTGAATGCTTCGATCCACAGCGTTGAAGAGCTTGCCGGACAAGCCCACGTCTGGTGGCAGGCCCATGGCCTGAAGCAGGCGGTATGA
- a CDS encoding GyrI-like domain-containing protein produces the protein MDEQKRVEVAEPRFEHGHFLLIAGFRDRFTKETVQDIPALWEKLIPHIGNIPGQKGEVTYGVCSNFDGNGGFDYMAGVEIRKLDDFPQEKYPWIEILPRQYAVFEHKGSLDLLPQTIEYIYKTWLPASEYKGLNAPELERYSADFNPKTNAGTLEICVPVEKKT, from the coding sequence ATGGATGAGCAAAAACGCGTCGAAGTGGCTGAACCTCGCTTCGAACATGGACACTTCCTGCTGATTGCAGGTTTTCGCGATCGTTTCACCAAAGAGACCGTCCAGGACATCCCCGCACTGTGGGAAAAACTGATCCCGCACATCGGAAATATTCCGGGGCAGAAGGGCGAAGTGACCTACGGCGTCTGCAGCAATTTCGACGGCAACGGCGGTTTCGATTACATGGCCGGGGTCGAGATCAGGAAGCTGGATGACTTCCCGCAGGAAAAGTATCCGTGGATCGAAATCCTGCCGCGTCAGTACGCGGTGTTCGAGCACAAGGGTTCGCTGGATCTTCTGCCGCAGACCATTGAGTACATCTACAAGACCTGGCTGCCGGCCTCCGAATACAAGGGCCTCAACGCCCCGGAGCTGGAACGCTACAGCGCCGATTTCAATCCGAAAACCAATGCCGGCACGCTGGAAATCTGCGTCCCGGTCGAAAAGAAAACCTGA
- a CDS encoding pyridoxamine 5'-phosphate oxidase family protein has protein sequence MIDSIEALEAIYGLPHERAVRKQIGFLNEDYQAMVRVSPLVIVSSVGADGIDGSPRGDAPGFVRIIDEHTLALPDRPGNNRIDTLRNVLHDPRVSLLFIIPGIGETLRVNGTATISADPELLESFAVNGKPARTVLLVTVEAAFFHCSKAFVRSDAWNPQTHLPRSALPTAGAFHKRLNDGQFDAETYDREAPARVRETLY, from the coding sequence ATGATCGATTCAATCGAAGCACTGGAAGCTATTTACGGATTGCCCCACGAGCGAGCGGTACGCAAGCAGATCGGTTTTCTCAACGAGGACTATCAGGCGATGGTCCGGGTCTCGCCGCTGGTGATCGTCAGCTCGGTGGGCGCCGACGGCATCGACGGTTCACCGCGCGGCGATGCACCGGGGTTTGTGCGGATCATCGACGAGCACACCCTGGCCCTGCCGGATCGCCCGGGCAACAACCGCATCGATACCTTGCGCAACGTGCTGCACGATCCGCGGGTGTCGCTGCTGTTCATCATTCCGGGGATTGGCGAGACGTTGCGGGTCAACGGCACCGCGACCATCAGCGCTGATCCGGAGTTACTGGAAAGCTTTGCGGTCAACGGCAAACCGGCGCGCACGGTGTTGCTGGTGACGGTGGAGGCGGCGTTCTTTCACTGCTCGAAAGCGTTTGTGCGTTCGGATGCGTGGAATCCGCAAACTCACTTGCCGCGCTCGGCGCTGCCGACGGCGGGTGCGTTTCACAAGCGTCTGAACGACGGCCAGTTCGATGCCGAGACCTACGATCGCGAAGCCCCGGCGCGGGTGCGTGAAACGCTCTACTGA
- a CDS encoding SDR family oxidoreductase, with protein MGKPLIIITGASSGIGEATARRLSAAGHPLLLLARRIERLEALALPNTLSRRVDITDRATLLAAVAEAEAQFGPADALINNAGVMLLGEMSKQDPAQWDQMLDVNVKGLLNGVHAVVAGMIERKHGTIINVSSVAGRKTFPNHVAYVGTKFAVHGLSENLREELSPHNVRVTTIAPGAVETELLSHTTDEAIKTGYQAWKQDMGGTVLSAEDVATAIAYAYGQPQGVCIREIVMAATRQQA; from the coding sequence ATGGGCAAGCCATTGATCATCATCACCGGCGCCAGCTCGGGCATCGGCGAAGCCACCGCCCGCCGCTTGAGCGCTGCCGGTCATCCGCTGCTGTTGCTGGCGCGACGCATCGAACGCCTCGAAGCACTGGCCCTGCCGAACACCCTCAGCCGCCGCGTCGACATCACCGACCGCGCCACGTTGCTGGCCGCCGTGGCCGAGGCGGAAGCGCAGTTCGGTCCGGCCGATGCACTGATCAACAACGCCGGGGTGATGCTGCTGGGCGAGATGAGCAAACAGGATCCGGCGCAGTGGGACCAGATGCTCGACGTCAACGTGAAAGGCCTGCTCAACGGCGTGCACGCGGTGGTTGCCGGGATGATCGAGCGCAAGCACGGCACGATCATCAACGTCAGCTCGGTGGCCGGGCGCAAGACCTTCCCGAACCATGTGGCGTATGTCGGGACCAAGTTTGCGGTGCATGGGTTGTCGGAGAACCTGCGTGAAGAGTTGTCGCCGCATAACGTACGCGTGACTACGATTGCGCCGGGTGCGGTGGAAACCGAATTGCTGAGCCACACCACGGATGAGGCGATCAAGACCGGGTATCAGGCTTGGAAGCAGGATATGGGCGGGACGGTGTTGAGTGCCGAGGATGTGGCTACGGCGATTGCTTATGCTTATGGGCAGCCGCAAGGGGTTTGTATTCGCGAGATTGTGATGGCGGCTACGCGCCAGCAGGCCTAA